Proteins from a genomic interval of Polaribacter sp. Q13:
- a CDS encoding glycosyltransferase yields MKFAIISHTLHKSKDQKLYAYEPYVREMNLWLQNVSETRIVAPISKEQISAIEVAYNTNSVILKEIPAFNVLSLKTKILSIFKIPFIIIQIIKACFWADHIHLRCPGNVGLLGCFVQILFPSKAKTVKYAGNWDPKSKQPVSYRLQKWILSNTFITKNCKVLVYGEWKNQSKNIVPFFTASYVDNEIIEVPQKDFSSKINFIFVGSFTKGKQPMLSVKVVEKLLANNINVALDMYGNGLEFKNVQSYIEQNNLEGSITLHGNRTKEIVKEAFQKAHFLIFISKSEGWPKVVAEAMFWSCLPISSKVSCVENMLGFGARGTVVKSNVKENDIVSIIENYIKQKDLYQKQVLDAKNWSQQYTLEKFSSEIKKLLLHE; encoded by the coding sequence ATGAAGTTTGCAATAATATCTCATACTTTACATAAAAGTAAAGATCAAAAATTATATGCTTACGAACCTTATGTTCGTGAAATGAATCTTTGGTTGCAAAATGTTTCTGAAACAAGAATTGTCGCTCCAATTTCTAAAGAACAAATTTCGGCGATAGAAGTCGCTTACAATACTAACAGTGTTATTTTAAAAGAAATACCCGCTTTTAATGTATTGTCATTAAAAACTAAAATTCTTTCTATATTTAAAATTCCATTTATTATAATTCAAATTATAAAGGCTTGTTTTTGGGCAGATCATATTCATTTACGTTGCCCTGGTAATGTAGGACTATTAGGGTGTTTTGTACAAATTTTATTTCCATCTAAAGCTAAAACGGTGAAGTATGCTGGTAATTGGGACCCTAAAAGTAAACAACCAGTAAGTTATAGATTGCAAAAATGGATTCTTTCTAATACTTTTATAACTAAAAATTGTAAAGTTTTAGTGTATGGAGAATGGAAGAACCAATCAAAAAACATAGTTCCTTTTTTTACAGCATCTTATGTTGATAATGAAATTATAGAAGTTCCCCAAAAAGATTTTTCTTCTAAAATTAATTTTATCTTTGTTGGCTCCTTTACAAAAGGGAAGCAACCGATGTTAAGCGTTAAAGTTGTAGAGAAACTTTTAGCAAATAATATAAACGTAGCGTTAGATATGTATGGTAATGGTTTAGAGTTTAAGAATGTTCAAAGTTATATTGAGCAAAATAATCTTGAAGGAAGTATTACTTTACATGGAAATCGGACTAAAGAAATTGTTAAAGAAGCCTTTCAAAAAGCACATTTTTTAATTTTTATATCTAAATCAGAAGGATGGCCAAAAGTAGTTGCCGAAGCTATGTTTTGGAGTTGTTTACCTATTTCGTCGAAAGTTTCTTGTGTAGAAAACATGTTGGGTTTTGGAGCTAGAGGTACAGTCGTTAAAAGTAATGTTAAAGAAAATGATATTGTAAGTATTATTGAAAATTATATAAAACAAAAAGATTTGTATCAGAAACAAGTTTTAGATGCCAAAAATTGGTCTCAACAATATACTTTAGAAAAATTTTCATCAGAGATTAAAAAATTACTTTTACATGAATAA
- a CDS encoding glycosyltransferase → MNNLGVIQVIDSLDAGGAEVLAVNIANGLSAEGINSHLCATRKEGILKSNLNKNIGFLFLEKKNSIDFSAIFRFKNYLKRNKIGIIHAHTTSYFFAFCVKLVYPKVKIIWHNHTGNYIKLKGFKFLVIKFTSIFFKGIINVNEELNTWALKKLKHKNAIKLDNFPQFINKNNTTKLFGEENKRIVILASLREVKDHLNILKAFNSLHIKYPDWTLHFIGKDFNDEYSNSLKLFVLENNLEKSVYLYGVCLDISNILNQATIAVLSSKSEGLPVSLLEYGLAKLPVVVTNVGECGKVIENDKSGIVVDKENSFELANALEEYINSEEKRNTFAALHYKNVAENYSQKSFINQLIKIYTS, encoded by the coding sequence ATGAATAATTTAGGAGTAATACAGGTAATAGATTCTTTAGATGCTGGTGGGGCAGAAGTATTGGCTGTTAATATCGCAAATGGCTTGAGTGCAGAAGGAATTAATTCACATTTATGTGCTACTCGAAAGGAAGGGATTTTAAAAAGTAACTTAAATAAAAATATTGGTTTCTTATTTTTAGAAAAGAAAAATAGTATTGATTTCTCTGCAATTTTCAGGTTTAAGAATTATTTAAAGAGAAATAAGATTGGTATTATTCACGCTCATACTACATCCTACTTTTTTGCCTTTTGTGTGAAATTGGTGTATCCTAAAGTAAAAATAATATGGCATAATCACACCGGAAACTATATAAAGTTAAAAGGATTTAAATTTTTGGTGATTAAATTTACAAGTATTTTTTTTAAAGGAATTATTAATGTGAATGAAGAATTAAATACTTGGGCACTTAAAAAGTTAAAACATAAAAACGCAATAAAATTAGATAATTTTCCGCAATTCATTAATAAAAATAATACAACAAAATTATTTGGAGAAGAAAATAAAAGAATTGTAATTTTAGCTTCTTTAAGAGAGGTTAAGGATCATTTAAATATTTTAAAAGCATTTAATAGTCTACATATTAAATATCCAGATTGGACTTTACATTTTATTGGTAAAGATTTTAATGATGAATATTCTAATAGCTTAAAACTATTTGTTTTAGAAAATAATTTAGAGAAATCTGTCTATTTATATGGAGTTTGCTTAGATATATCGAATATTCTAAATCAAGCTACCATAGCTGTTTTGTCTTCGAAGTCGGAAGGACTTCCCGTTTCTTTATTAGAATATGGATTGGCTAAATTACCCGTTGTAGTAACTAATGTAGGTGAATGTGGTAAAGTTATTGAAAATGATAAATCTGGAATTGTTGTAGATAAAGAAAATAGTTTCGAATTGGCAAATGCGCTAGAAGAGTATATTAATTCAGAAGAAAAGAGAAATACTTTTGCAGCATTACATTATAAAAATGTAGCAGAAAATTATTCTCAAAAAAGCTTTATAAATCAATTAATAAAAATATATACTTCATAA
- a CDS encoding glycosyltransferase family 4 protein — protein MHIGFLLPEYPHKNITTACAGIGTSSKNIILGILKENHKVSVFIYGQDCTEVIKEGPLTIHKIKRNQFKYFGFYLYRKQLNAYINKIVSEDKIDILEAVDWTGITAFMKFNVPHILRLHGTDAFFCNLDKRPQSKKNYFFEKVAYKNATAVIGVSNFVLELSNEIFKVEKKGTVIPNGLFFETIPTHNDVIVEDDTILYFGSIIRKKGILELATIFNKVILERPSVKLSFLGIDVPDVQTKTSTLGLFKDLLSAEALRNFEYLGVVPYNELTKVIAKTQICVFPSLAESFGMVTIEAMYLKKAIVNTNYPWAKEIIKNEETGLLEDPKNHEGFARKIMKLLDDKNLCKKIGEKANKEVVDNFSIKGITEKNMAFYKKLIADEV, from the coding sequence ATGCACATAGGTTTTTTACTTCCAGAATATCCGCATAAAAATATAACAACTGCTTGCGCAGGAATTGGTACGTCATCTAAAAATATTATTCTTGGTATTTTAAAAGAGAACCATAAAGTTTCTGTGTTTATTTACGGTCAAGATTGTACGGAAGTTATTAAAGAAGGACCGTTAACGATTCATAAAATCAAAAGAAATCAATTTAAATATTTCGGATTTTATTTATATAGAAAACAACTGAATGCATACATCAATAAAATCGTATCAGAAGACAAAATAGACATACTAGAAGCGGTAGATTGGACAGGTATTACAGCTTTTATGAAGTTTAATGTTCCGCATATCTTAAGATTACATGGTACAGATGCTTTTTTCTGTAACCTTGATAAAAGGCCACAAAGTAAGAAAAATTACTTTTTTGAAAAAGTAGCTTATAAAAATGCTACAGCTGTTATTGGCGTTTCTAATTTTGTTTTAGAACTTTCTAATGAAATATTTAAAGTTGAAAAAAAAGGAACTGTTATTCCTAATGGATTATTTTTTGAAACGATACCAACACATAATGATGTTATTGTAGAAGATGATACTATTTTGTATTTCGGTTCTATTATACGTAAAAAAGGGATTTTAGAATTAGCAACTATTTTTAATAAAGTTATTTTAGAAAGACCAAGTGTAAAACTATCTTTTTTAGGAATTGATGTACCAGATGTACAAACGAAAACTTCTACATTAGGTTTGTTTAAAGATTTATTATCCGCGGAAGCTTTAAGGAATTTTGAATATTTAGGAGTGGTTCCCTATAACGAATTAACAAAAGTAATTGCTAAAACTCAAATTTGTGTATTTCCCTCTTTGGCAGAGTCCTTTGGTATGGTTACTATTGAAGCCATGTATTTAAAAAAGGCAATTGTAAATACAAATTATCCTTGGGCTAAAGAAATTATTAAAAATGAAGAAACGGGACTTTTAGAAGATCCAAAGAATCATGAAGGTTTTGCTAGAAAAATAATGAAACTTTTAGATGATAAAAATTTGTGTAAAAAGATAGGCGAAAAAGCAAATAAAGAAGTTGTCGATAATTTCTCAATAAAAGGAATTACAGAAAAAAATATGGCTTTTTATAAAAAATTGATAGCGGATGAAGTTTAG
- a CDS encoding O-antigen ligase family protein → MFPKIYGLLCLIVPLVVIVYSNNKNEEAFLFASYLAGGEIFLRMIQGTLLYEIGKYGVMLFLVLGIIFGPFKQRFSVHYLFYILLLLLGIVFTQVPEGESLRTNIVFNLSGPIVLGVCALYFYYRPISKQDLMDALFFMLLPLFSMITYMYFRTPDLKEILFGGAALAQTSGGFGPNQVATAVGLGILIIAIFLLLKEKLTGYVYLDAFFLIYFIYRGLLTFSRGGIFTAAISLVFFAFFYIIYTKMSLQIIFKYVLIFGLFLVAIWVYTSNITGGMLDNRYTGKNAAGIQKKDITTGRVDILAYQFTNFFEHPLGIGVGNGKYERMKSQKRMTAASHNEVGRLVEEHGIIGFVLLLLLLIVPLFNFFKGNNFQKAFIIAFYLMWFLTINHSAMRVALPGFIYALSLIRITDIENDLIDE, encoded by the coding sequence ATGTTTCCGAAAATTTATGGATTATTATGTCTTATTGTTCCTTTGGTAGTTATTGTTTATTCTAATAATAAAAATGAAGAAGCCTTTTTGTTTGCTTCTTATTTGGCAGGAGGAGAAATATTTTTAAGGATGATTCAGGGAACTCTTCTTTACGAAATTGGAAAATATGGTGTAATGCTATTTTTAGTCTTAGGTATTATTTTTGGACCTTTTAAACAGCGGTTTTCTGTACATTATCTGTTTTATATTTTACTTTTATTATTGGGTATTGTTTTTACTCAAGTGCCAGAAGGAGAGTCTTTACGTACAAATATTGTGTTTAATTTAAGTGGTCCGATTGTATTAGGTGTCTGTGCTTTGTACTTTTATTATAGACCCATAAGTAAACAAGACTTAATGGATGCATTATTTTTTATGCTGTTACCATTGTTTTCAATGATTACCTATATGTATTTTAGAACACCAGATTTAAAAGAAATTCTTTTTGGAGGAGCAGCATTAGCTCAAACTTCTGGAGGGTTTGGACCTAATCAAGTTGCTACAGCTGTTGGTCTTGGAATACTTATTATAGCTATTTTTTTATTATTGAAAGAGAAATTAACGGGCTATGTTTATTTAGATGCATTCTTTTTAATATATTTTATATACAGAGGCCTATTAACTTTTTCTAGAGGAGGTATTTTTACAGCCGCAATTTCTTTAGTCTTTTTTGCATTTTTTTATATTATATATACAAAAATGAGTTTGCAGATCATTTTTAAATACGTGCTTATATTTGGATTATTTCTGGTTGCTATTTGGGTTTACACCTCTAATATAACAGGCGGAATGTTAGATAATAGGTACACAGGTAAAAATGCGGCAGGAATACAAAAGAAAGATATTACTACTGGTAGAGTAGATATATTAGCATATCAGTTTACTAATTTTTTTGAACATCCTTTGGGTATTGGAGTTGGTAATGGTAAGTATGAAAGAATGAAATCACAAAAAAGAATGACAGCAGCTTCTCATAATGAGGTAGGAAGATTAGTTGAAGAGCATGGAATTATTGGATTTGTTTTGTTATTATTATTATTAATTGTACCTCTCTTTAATTTTTTTAAAGGCAATAACTTTCAAAAAGCATTTATCATAGCGTTTTATCTGATGTGGTTTTTAACGATTAATCATTCAGCAATGAGAGTTGCTTTGCCAGGTTTTATTTATGCTCTAAGTTTAATCAGAATTACGGATATAGAAAATGATTTAATCGATGAATGA
- a CDS encoding glycosyltransferase family 2 protein: MKFSLIICTYMRPVAILKLLKSVEKQELYPDEILIIDGSTNDNTTIVLEQNMFKNLAYFKVDADDRGLTKQRNFGIDKVSEDIDVVCFLDDDIILEKPYFKNLINTYKEYPDAGGVGGYILNEVNWRVLNKDEKPIYDEFEIDGYVRSLGSRNVLRKRLGLLSDQPPCIMPEFSNGFSVGSLPPNNKTYKAEYFMGGVSSFKKKVVDTIKFSEYFEGYGLYEDLEYCLRVSKSYQLYVNTSATLYHYHEDGGRPNKYAYGKMVVRNGWYVWRTKFKKPSFIARVKWNAIVLLLMTIRFSNCIRGNKKKEALTEALGRKMGWISLIFNKPF, from the coding sequence ATGAAGTTTAGTTTAATTATTTGCACATACATGCGTCCAGTAGCAATTTTAAAGTTGCTAAAATCTGTAGAGAAACAAGAATTATATCCAGATGAAATTTTAATTATTGACGGGTCAACAAATGATAATACAACTATTGTTTTAGAACAAAATATGTTTAAAAATCTTGCCTATTTTAAAGTTGATGCTGATGATAGAGGTTTAACAAAACAACGTAACTTTGGTATTGATAAAGTATCTGAAGATATAGATGTTGTTTGTTTTTTAGATGATGATATCATTTTAGAAAAACCCTATTTTAAGAATTTAATAAATACATATAAAGAGTATCCAGACGCTGGTGGAGTTGGTGGTTATATTTTGAATGAAGTAAACTGGAGAGTTTTAAATAAGGATGAAAAACCGATTTATGATGAATTTGAAATTGATGGTTATGTTAGGAGTTTAGGAAGTAGGAACGTTTTACGTAAGCGATTAGGCTTATTGTCTGACCAACCACCTTGTATAATGCCAGAGTTTTCAAATGGGTTTTCGGTTGGGAGCTTGCCTCCAAATAATAAAACCTATAAAGCAGAGTATTTTATGGGAGGAGTATCATCTTTTAAAAAGAAAGTGGTAGACACTATAAAGTTTTCAGAATATTTTGAGGGGTATGGTTTGTATGAAGATTTAGAATATTGTTTACGAGTTTCTAAATCTTATCAATTATACGTAAATACTTCTGCAACTTTATATCATTATCATGAGGATGGCGGAAGACCTAACAAGTATGCTTACGGAAAAATGGTGGTTAGAAATGGTTGGTATGTTTGGCGTACAAAATTTAAGAAACCATCTTTTATTGCAAGAGTAAAATGGAATGCGATTGTTTTATTATTAATGACAATTCGTTTTTCTAATTGCATAAGAGGAAATAAGAAAAAGGAAGCACTTACAGAAGCATTAGGAAGAAAAATGGGATGGATTAGTTTAATCTTTAATAAACCTTTTTAA
- a CDS encoding glycosyltransferase family 4 protein has product MNDKRILYIGNNLSKKTKYQTTMTLLSSLLEQEGFFVVKSSSKTNKLIRLIDMCVAVFKNRDETAYIFIDTYSTTNFYYALITSQLARMFNIKYIPILHGGNLPKRLSSSPKLSALIFQNSYKNVAPSNYLKVAFDNKNFKTEFISNIISLKDYKYIDRIKIQPKLLWVRSFKHLYNPTLAIKVLLELKKEYPNAVLCMIGPFLDDSHQKTLELIKEYNLESSVELTGVLTKEDWHKKSKDYDIFINTTNFDNTPISVIEAMALGLTIVSTNVGGMPYLIDDKVDGLLVEKEDTLQMTNAIMDVVKGKYPTLSKRAREKAETFDWEVIKYKWFKILK; this is encoded by the coding sequence ATGAATGATAAGAGAATTCTATACATAGGTAATAATTTATCAAAAAAAACAAAGTATCAGACAACAATGACTTTGCTTTCGTCTTTATTAGAACAGGAAGGTTTTTTCGTAGTAAAATCATCATCTAAAACAAATAAACTAATAAGATTAATAGATATGTGTGTTGCTGTCTTTAAAAATAGAGATGAAACGGCTTACATTTTTATAGACACATATAGTACAACCAATTTTTACTATGCCTTAATTACATCACAGTTGGCACGTATGTTTAATATAAAATATATACCAATCTTGCATGGCGGAAATTTACCTAAAAGATTAAGTTCAAGTCCTAAATTATCAGCATTAATATTCCAAAATTCATATAAAAATGTAGCGCCTTCTAATTATTTAAAAGTAGCATTTGATAATAAAAATTTTAAAACTGAGTTTATTTCTAATATAATTTCTTTAAAAGATTATAAATATATTGATAGAATTAAAATTCAGCCTAAATTATTATGGGTAAGATCATTTAAACATCTTTACAATCCTACATTAGCAATTAAAGTTCTTTTAGAATTAAAAAAAGAATATCCAAATGCAGTTTTATGTATGATTGGACCTTTTTTAGATGATTCTCATCAGAAAACATTAGAATTAATAAAAGAGTATAATTTAGAAAGTTCTGTTGAACTTACAGGAGTTTTAACTAAAGAAGATTGGCATAAGAAATCTAAAGATTACGACATATTTATAAATACCACTAATTTTGATAATACGCCGATAAGTGTTATAGAAGCTATGGCATTAGGTTTAACCATTGTTAGTACCAATGTTGGTGGCATGCCTTATTTAATTGATGATAAAGTTGATGGTTTATTAGTTGAAAAAGAAGATACTCTTCAAATGACCAATGCTATTATGGATGTAGTTAAAGGTAAATATCCTACATTATCTAAAAGAGCAAGAGAAAAAGCAGAAACTTTTGACTGGGAGGTTATAAAATATAAATGGTTTAAAATATTAAAATGA